A genome region from Triticum aestivum cultivar Chinese Spring chromosome 2B, IWGSC CS RefSeq v2.1, whole genome shotgun sequence includes the following:
- the LOC123044045 gene encoding kinesin-like protein KIN-12E isoform X1 → MSATGGGGGGSSRRASTTRASRRAAPEPNENDDLAAAPSSSSPSAAGPPFSLPPRSPLAAIADPGRNPRSAPGTPKSLAGTPRACAAASGARDRSSSIGGAAKRVFDLRDLAGTEVPVEVPHFELDEDPAFWMDRNVQVLVRLRPISAAESTAYGQKRCLIQDSSKTLSWTGHPETMFTFDHVACETISQEKLFRVVGLPMVENCMSGYNGCLFAYGQTGSGKTYTMMGELSKDGNELSNDSGLTPRIFEYLFARIKEEEERRREDKLKYICKCSFLEIYNEQITDLLEPSSTNLQIREDIKKGVYVENLMECYVSSVKDVMLLLLQGVANRKMAATNMNSESSRSHSVFTCVIESHWERDSMTHLRFGRLNLVDLAGSERQKSSGAEGDRLKEAANINRSLSTLGLVIMTLVDVANGKSRHVPYRDSRLTFLLQDSLGGNSKTTIVANISPSICSSNETLSTLKFAQRAKLIQNNAKVNEDASGDVMALQRQIEELKDQLTCLRKQQNAPGSPSFLLLNSGSDREYNTLAEDHQSSCDLSLLKQKVIHLEDVLVGSLRREKLAEVDIRKLEAEIKHLNRLVDLKESDSQRLRMMLKLRDEKLKRLHMLADDLVPSDGYMVEENAAMSQEIQLLQKQFDENPQLTQFAFENKRLIEQVRTLQNFHKQREREMLLTEISLLRNHFLHILEQKYAAPPRNLEAQGDEIVKDLDNCRKELDACLENNVLLAREVNKLRCELKQYQMSSTHQVAPTAEKNCGIPEISQMQPDPVGWNFSCLTPNGAGMTTNITESVQLNLPSEIASGHQESCSHLYHFDSERCDLNDSTKVPECSDEVSQCYTLAVGSSHNVLDKDTILSGHVEDEETLQLQQDEMDQIHENVPNMGICLHGETSLCHQETEIMGSSKQTLQAELAHIKSINQELKEKLVIMAEESTRLAEIIVAKDVEIASLSEEWEVAIVDLTSFLTDGCRSLDDAYQNIDNMISSFPYSNNSVSEHVEKAMKVSIEKEKIIFRLQIELEDAQRMGREVKEKLHILRGATLAITEAQQLYNDESSQEAQRRVNQKDCNVERKNCDLSEAVEHSRDEPLFLDSLNDMSAQRTHSEDGSAVNKANPDYQSKLDDVLCLVEDKSNKVLALFSNFEDAQETMKEADLMLSALLKANEELKLDRDNCSQAVESLLAEKSSLVNELQEVEASSFCTAQSYSKLNQQMNECTNEMTNIATLMKGSFHHLQRIATMELFELCSEIINIGQDLKRWISDSRSYLVNIESLLEERGSSLVQQLHHLNVNAYTCMCQQVDSCDLGGSNTMFLHETQAIPDNSRKHIISITDMVDEGKDTSSIHVVPMGSAAELEVFDADSAYDMAVIKDIIFSIAQKWDILVNKVSCIKNAETYPGVACDEQSYANPLAALARLDSEQIHSAVPQQCKESIFDHSGEEDNTALLNDVQCLKHHLAQLMIPLSKFINKEDIMGDGTENEKQFVTVLNKVQDNLIFAIDFFGYLLLSDQEGSQNAPLLSRLLNDISSIEKKALTRQKICLWNGDSQAGHSTEYASLRRDFDRKSDIAEGLSFDLKLLQESTSYAKDMKDKADEVSNALRKVQRELEIKNSETEDMLAKQKTLVEELAENGAALIILRSELEQSQVSSSALSKENNDLRVMLEEETVKTGEIEALLEDKAKVIEGLESEIILLNSSEEGRLRSDIEELSNNIKMLCNENGKLKAEILKLNDKLEMSMALAEENEAAAIEARQAAEISKIYAEEKDEEVTILEHSVGELESTITVLEEEVRNLKEEVRSYQAHKHSEAEFQAIEEMLTVENASKCDDNVELCPGRCQLKKRLRAEIIAHQDTRRKVEGLVMEAKRKDEEIRQCKEHIAELVLHSEAQSLLFQEKYQEMEHMVSKQNFGSHESNSESVHTKVEKPSGRTRGSGSPFRCISSIVQQMNSEKDQEISLGRQRIEELEALLSDKQKQICLLTSRLAAVDSMTHDVIRELLGVKLDMTNYANLLDQEEVHKLLVASQEQIEQSKAKDEELDVLKEQFGHLIQERDSLLDDMDQRKADLLETQLLVEQLEQREQMLEAQNEMLQMEKDSLQQRMMEMDETIELLEGSNRVRMGDSHGQRSAGSEFSRRLAQSDMLVSHARHERSRNNHAAAAGSSRPRHGRHH, encoded by the exons aTGTCCGccacaggcggcggcggcggcggcagcagccggCGCGCGTCCACGACCCGCGCctcccgccgcgccgcgccggagcCCAACGAGAACGACGACCTCGCGGCCGCGCCCTCCTCGTCCTCCCCctccgcggccggcccgcccttcTCGCTGCCCCCGCGGTCGCCCCTCGCGGCCATCGCTGACCCGGGCAGGAACCCGCGGTCCGCGCCGGGGACGCCCAAGTCGCTGGCGGGCACCCCCAGGGCCTGCGCGGCGGCGTCTGGGGCCAGGGATCGGAGCTCCTCGATTGGCGGGGCCGCGAAGAGGGTGTTTGATCTGAGGGATCTGGCGGGCACGGAGGTGCCCGTGGAGGTGCCTCATTTTGAGCTCGATGAGGACCCCGCCTTCTGGATGGACCGCAATGTACAG GTTTTGGTACGATTAAGGCCAATCAGTGCCGCCGAGAGCACCGCGTATGGTCAAAAAAGATGTTTGATACAGGATAGCTCAAAGACATTGAGCTGGACAGGACACCCTGAAACGATGTTCACGTTTGATCATGTCGCATGTGAAACAATATCACAG GAAAAGCTGTTTAGGGTAGTTGGTCTACCAATGGTGGAGAACTGCATGTCTGGATACAACGGCTGTTTGTTTGCCTATGGCCAG ACAGGGAGTGGCAAAACTTACACAATGATGGGAGAGCTTAGTAAGGATGGCAATGAACTTAGCAATGATTCTGGTTTGACGCCTCGTATTTTCGAGTATCTATTTGCTCGGATAAAGGAG GAAGAGGAAAGGCGAAGAGAGGACAAATTGAAGTACATCTGCAAATGCTCTTTTCTGGAGATATACAATGAGCAGATAACTGATCTACTTGAACCATCATCAACTAATCTTCAG ATCCGTGAAGATATAAAGAAAGGTGTATATGTTGAGAACCTAATGGAGTGTTATGTGTCATCTGTTAAAGATGTTATGTTGTTATTATTACAG GGGGTTGCAAATAGGAAAATGGCAGCTACAAATATGAATAGTGAGAGCAGCCGTTCACATAGCGTCTTCACTTGCGTCATTGAGAGTCACTGGGAAAGGGATTCAATGACGCACCTCCGCTTTGGGCGTTTGAATTTGGTTGATCTTGCTGGTTCTGAGAG GCAGAAAAGCTCGGGCGCTGAAGGAGACCGCTTGAAAGAAGCTGCGAACATTAACAGATCCTTGTCAACTCTTGG GCTTGTTATCATGACTCTAGTGGATGTCGCAAATGGAAAAAGCCGCCATGTGCCTTATAGAGACTCAAGGCTTACATTTCTCCTCCAG GATTCCCTTGGAGGAAACTCTAAAACAACAATTGTTGCCAACATCAGCCCGTCTATTTG TTCCTCCAATGAGACACTGAGTACCTTGAAGTTTGCTCAGCGCGCGAAGTTGATTCAAAACAAT GCAAAAGTAAATGAAGATGCTTCAGGTGATGTTATGGCTTTACAAAGGCAGATAGAAGAATTAAAG GATCAATTGACATGCTTGAGGAAGCAGCAAAATGCCCCTGGATCGCCTAGCTTTCTCCTGCTAAATTCAGGCTCTGATAGAGAATACAATACTTTAGCTGAAGATCATCAATCAAGCTGTGACCTGAGTCTTCTAAAGCAAAAG GTTATCCATCTGGAAGATGTTCTTGTTGGGAGCCTTAGGAGAGAGAAACTAGCTGAGGTGGATATCAGGAAGCTGGAAGCTGAAATAAAGCATTTGAATCGTCTG GTTGACCTGAAGGAATCTGATTCCCAACGCTTGAGAATGATGCTGAAACTTCGTGACGAAAAATTAAAAAGATTGCATATGTTAGCTGATGATCTAGTGCCATCGGATGGCTATATGGTTGAAGAAAATGCTGCAATGTCCCAAGAGATTCAGCTACTGCAAAAACAATTCGACGAAAATCCTCAACTGACTCAGTTTGCTTTTGAAAACAAGAGATTAATCGAGCAAGTTAGAAC GCTTCAGAACTTCCACAAGCAAAGGGAAAGAGAGATGTTATTAACGGAGATATCTCTTTTGCGTAATCAT TTCCTTCATATTCTTGAGCAGAAGTATGCAGCACCTCCTAGGAATTTAGAAGCACAG GGTGACGAGATTGTCAAGGATCTAGACAATTGCAGGAAGGAGCTGGATGCATGCTTAGAAAATAATGTTTTGCTTGCACG TGAAGTAAATAAGCTGCGCTGTGAACTGAAACAATACCAGATGTCTAGCACGCACCAA GTTGCTCCAACGGCAGAGAAGAATTGTGGGATTCCAGAGATCAGTCAGATGCAACCT GATCCAGTGGGATGGAACTTTTCATGTTTAACGCCCAATGGTGCTGGAATGACAACTAATATTACGGAATCAGTTCAACTCAACCTTCCTTCAGAAATTGCTAGTGGACACCAGGAATCCTGTTCTCATTTGTATCACTTCGATTCAGAAAGATGTGATTTGAATGATTCTACAAAAGTGCCAGAGTGTAGTGATGAAGTGTCTCAGTGCTACACCTTGGCTGTTGGATCTTCACATAATGTACTTGACAAAGACACTATTCTTAGTGGACACGTAGAAGATGAAGAGACATTGCAATTACAGCAGGATGAGATGGATCAAATACATGAAAACGTACCAAATATGGGTATATGTTTGCATGGTGAGACTTCATTATGTCATCAAGAGACTGAAATAATGGGCTCAAGCAAACAGACGTTACAGGCCGAGTTGGCGCACATTAAAAGCATAAATCAAGAGCTCAAAGAGAAGCTAGTTATTATGGCTGAAGAAAGTACCAGGCTTGCAGAGATCATTGTGGCCAAAGATGTAGAAATTGCCTCTTTATCTGAGGAATGGGAGGTTGCAATAGTTGATCTAACAAGCTTCTTGACAGATGGCTGCAGATCACTAGACGATGCATATCAGAATATTGATAATATGATTAGTTCATTTCCTTACAGCAATAATTCTGTCAGCGAACATGTGGAGAAGGCTATGAAAGTTAGCATTGAAAAGGAAAAAATAATCTTCAGGCTTCAAATTGAGCTAGAAGATGCACAGCGAATGGGCAGGGAAGTGAAAGAAAAGTTGCACATCTTAAGAGGTGCAACACTTGCTATCACTGAAGCTCAGCAATTATATAATGATGAAAGTTCTCAGGAAGCACAAAGACGAGTAAACCAAAAGGATTGCAATGTGGAACGGAAAAATTGTGACTTGTCAGAAGCAGTAGAGCATTCTCGTGATGAACCTCTATTCCTTGACAGCTTGAATGACATGAGTGCACAGCGGACTCATAGTGAAGATGGATCAGCAGTTAATAAAGCTAATCCAGACTACCAG TCAAAGCTCGACGATGTATTATGTCTCGTCGAGGATAAGTCAAATAAGGTTTTGGCCTTATTTTCAAATTTCGAGGATGCTCAAGAAACCATGAAAGAGGCCGACCTTATGCTCTCGGCTTTGTTGAAGGCCAATGAGGAGTTAAAGCTTGACAGAGATAATTGCAGCCAAGCAGTGGAATCTTTATTGGCGGAGAAAAGTTCTCTGGTCAATGAGTTGCAGGAGGTTGAAGCGTCAAGTTTTTGTACAGCACAGAGTTACAGCAAATTAAATCAGCAGATGAATGAATGTACCAACGAGATGACAAACATTGCTACTCTAATGAAGGGATCTTTTCACCATTTGCAAAGGATTGCTACAATGGAACTCTTTGAACTTTGCTCTGAAATTATTAATATTGGGCAGGACTTAAAGAGGTGGATAAGTGATTCAAGATCTTATCTGGTAAACATTGAATCACTTTTAGAAGAAAGAGGCAGTTCTTTAGTTCAGCAGCTCCATCACCTTAATGTGAATGCTTATACATGCATGTGTCAACAAGTTGATTCATGTGACCTGGGTGGCAGCAATACTATGTTTCTTCATGAAACTCAAGCAATTCCTGACAACTCTAGGAAGCATATTATATCTATAACAGATATGGTGGATGAAGGAAAGGACACGTCATCCATACATGTAGTTCCAATGGGCAGTGCTGCTGAACTGGAAGTTTTTGATGCAGACAGTGCATACGATATGGCTGTTATTAAGGACATAATTTTCAGTATTGCTCAAAAGTGGGATATTTTGGTCAACAAAGTGTCCTGCATTAAGAATGCAGAGACATATCCAGGTGTTGCTTGCGATGAACAAAGTTATGCAAACCCTCTTGCTGCACTTGCAAGATTAGATAGTGAACAAATACACTCAGCTGTTCCACAGCAATGCAAGGAAAGCATATTTGATCACTCAGGAGAGGAAGACAATACTGCTCTTTTGAATGATGTTCAGTGTCTCAAGCATCATTTGGCGCAGTTAATGATTCCACTGTCTAAATTTATCAATAAAGAAGACATTATGGGGGATGGAACAGAAAATGAGAAGCAGTTTGTTACTGTTCTGAATAAGGTGCAAGATAATTTGATTTTTGCTATAGATTTTTTTGGTTATCTGTTACTATCTGATCAAGAAGGTTCTCAGAATGCACCTTTGCTTAGCAGACTCCTTAATGACATTAGTAGTATTGAGAAGAAAGCTTTGACACGTCAGAAAATATGCTTATGGAATGGTGATTCTCAGGCTGGCCACAGTACAGAGTACGCATCACTAAGAAGAGACTTTGACAGGAAAAGTGATATCGCTGAAGGATTGTCTTTTGACTTAAAATTATTGCAAGAGTCTACCTCATATGCGAAGGACATGAAAGATAAAGCTGATGAAGTGTCGAATGCCCTTAGAAAGGTTCAACGAGAACTTGAGATTAAAAATTCTGAGACAGAAGACATGTTGGCAAAACAGAAGACACTAGTGGAAGAACTGGCTGAAAATGGTGCTGCACTCATTATTTTAAGATCAGAGTTAGAGCAATCTCAAGTTTCATCATCTGCGCTATCGAAGGAGAACAATGATCTGAGAGTGATGCTGGAAGAGGAAACTGTGAAGACCGGTGAAATAGAAGCTCTGTTGGAAGACAAAGCTAAGGTCATAGAGGGATTGGAGAGTGAAATTATATTGCTTAATTCTTCTGAAGAGGGACGTCTTAGGTCAGATATTGAAGAACTAAGTAATAATATCAAAATGTTATGTAATGAAAATGGAAAGCTCAAAGCAGAGATACTCAAGTTAAATGACAAGCTTGAGATGTCAATGGCTTTAGCTGAGGAGAATGAAGCTGCTGCTATTGAAGCTCGGCAA GCTGCAGAGATAAGTAAAATCTACGCGGAAGAGAAAGATGAGGAGGTTACAATTCTTGAACATTCTGTTGGAGAACTTGAATCTACAATAACTGTTCTTGAGGAAGAG GTACGCAACCTTAAAGAGGAAGTAAGGAGCTACCAAGCGCACAAACATTCCGAAGCTGAATTTCAAGCAATTGAAGAGATGCTTACTGTAGAAAATGCCTCAAAATGTGATGACAATGTGGAACTGTGTCCAGGGAGATGCCAACTAAAAAA GAGATTGCGAGCTGAGATTATTGCACATCAAGATACTAGAAGGAAGGTTGAAGGACTCGTAATGGAAGCAAAGCGTAAAGATGAGGAG ATAAGGCAGTGCAAAGAGCATATAGCTGAGCTGGTCCTGCATTCAGAAGCACAATCATTGCTGTTTCAGGAGAAG TATCAGGAAATGGAGCACATGGTTTCTAAACAGAACTTTGGTTCACATGAATCTAATTCTGAGTCTGTCCATACAAAAGTGGAAAAGCCTTCAGGGCGAACAAGAGGATCTGGTTCACCTTTTAGGTGCATATCTAGCATTGTTCaacaaatgaactctgagaaggaTCAAGAAATCTCTTTGGGCCGCCAGCGAATTGAAGAACTTGAAGCGTTGCTTAGTGACAAACAGAAACAG ATATGCTTGCTTACGTCAAGACTGGCAGCCGTGGATAGCATGACACATGATGTTATAAGGGAGCTACTTGGCGTCAAATTAGACATGACAAACTATGCT AATTTGCTTGACCAAGAAGAAGTGCACAAGCTGTTAGTAGCATCCCAGGAACAAATCGAACAATCGAAGGCGAAG gacgaggaacttgacgtcctcAAAGAGCAATTCGGCCATCTCATTCAAGAAAGAGACAG CTTGCTTGATGACATGGACCAAAGGAAGGCGGACCTGCTGGAGACCCAGCTGCTTGTCGAACAGCTGGAGCAGCGGGAGCAGATGCTCGAGGCCCAGAACGAAATGCTACAG ATGGAGAAAGACAGCCTCCAGCAGAGGATGATGGAGATGGACGAGACGATCGAGCTGCTAGAAGGCTCAAACCGAGTCAGAATG GGAGATAGCCATGGCCAGCGCTCTGCCGGCAGCGAGTTCAGCAGGAGGCTGGCGCAGTCGGACATGCTGGTGTCCCACGCGCGGCACGAGCGCTCCCGTAATAACCACGCAGCGGCCGCGGGGAGCTCGCGGCCGCGGCACGGCAGGCACCATTGA